A genomic window from Sphingobacterium spiritivorum includes:
- a CDS encoding ligase-associated DNA damage response exonuclease, whose translation MKLLSVTSKGLYCKQANIYIDPWKPVDNALITHAHSDHARWGMGHYWCHPDSIPILRLRLGVENNVTGMKYGEVMSVNGVKISLHPAGHIIGSAQVRLEYQGEVWVFTGDYKWSDDGLSQPFELLKCDHFITESTFGLPVYHFPSAFDVYEDINRWWKQNQDKGLNTVLLGYSLGKAQNILKHLDTSIGEVYLHGAVANVNQALQEVGYQFPGQRIVAETDRSAIKGALIVAPPSAMDTPWIRKLRPYKIAMCSGWMQLRGARRRRGVDQGFVLSDHCDWTQLNAAVQQTGARHVYVTHGYEAVFSKWINEHLGVKASVLKTLFHDQEEEDME comes from the coding sequence ATGAAATTACTATCTGTGACGAGCAAAGGTCTGTATTGTAAACAAGCGAATATTTATATTGATCCATGGAAACCTGTTGATAATGCCCTGATTACCCATGCACATAGTGATCATGCACGCTGGGGGATGGGACACTACTGGTGTCATCCGGATAGTATTCCGATACTGCGTCTGCGTCTTGGGGTTGAAAACAATGTTACAGGCATGAAATATGGAGAGGTAATGTCTGTCAACGGGGTAAAGATCAGTCTGCATCCTGCAGGACATATTATCGGATCGGCTCAGGTGCGTCTGGAATATCAGGGAGAGGTATGGGTATTTACTGGTGATTATAAATGGAGCGATGACGGTCTGTCACAACCTTTTGAGTTGCTTAAGTGTGATCATTTTATCACAGAATCTACATTCGGACTTCCGGTATACCATTTCCCTTCTGCATTTGATGTGTATGAAGATATCAACCGCTGGTGGAAGCAGAATCAGGATAAAGGATTAAATACAGTATTGTTGGGATATTCGCTGGGTAAAGCACAAAATATCTTAAAACACCTGGATACCTCCATAGGTGAAGTGTACCTGCACGGAGCTGTAGCGAATGTTAATCAGGCACTACAGGAAGTAGGATACCAGTTTCCGGGACAACGGATTGTTGCGGAGACGGATCGATCCGCAATAAAGGGCGCGCTTATTGTCGCACCGCCATCTGCAATGGATACTCCCTGGATACGAAAACTAAGACCTTACAAGATCGCCATGTGCAGCGGTTGGATGCAATTGCGTGGAGCAAGACGAAGAAGAGGAGTGGATCAGGGATTTGTCCTGTCTGACCATTGCGACTGGACACAGCTTAATGCTGCTGTACAGCAAACAGGTGCCCGTCATGTGTACGTGACACATGGTTACGAAGCCGTGTTTTCAAAATGGATCAATGAACATCTGGGCGTAAAAGCTTCTGTCCTCAAAACACTGTTTCATGATCAGGAAGAGGAGGATATGGAATGA
- a CDS encoding ATP-dependent DNA ligase, producing MKDFVELFEALDSTTRTNEKIEAIHQYLINARQEDQLFGIALLMGNKPKRPVKTSMLKIWAAELADIPLWLLDESYYIVGDLAESLALVLPTSKTQILFELHTIYQQLIDLYGQPEDVQKELILGYWTQLSGTALFLFNKFLTGNFRVGVSKKIVGKALARYLEMEEAVVEHRLMGKWSPLTEKMDSLFFSDLNADKHFLPYPFYLAYAIDSPVEELGNLEEWILEPKLDGIRGQLIIRKDELFVWSRGEDLMTEKFPEFHKLKDLLPNGTVIDGEVIPWKEGIPLDFNVMQTRIGRKNLSAKTLADAPLVMVCYDLLEWEGKDLRALPLTERRNLLQHVLDTAGVSDVLLLSPALEFSAWEEAASYRAHAREHNAEGLMIKRKSSPYETGRKRGNWWKWKTDPMTIDGVLIYAQSGHGRRANLFTDYTFAVWDGEQLVPFAKAYSGLTDKELISMDNWIKRNTIEKFGPVRSVKPEMVFELAFEGINLSSRHKSGVALRFPRILRWRKDKLPKDANTKQDLLDLIESLK from the coding sequence ATGAAAGATTTTGTAGAACTTTTCGAAGCGCTGGACAGTACGACGCGGACAAATGAAAAAATTGAAGCCATTCATCAATATCTTATAAATGCAAGGCAGGAGGACCAGTTGTTTGGTATCGCGCTCCTTATGGGTAATAAACCAAAACGCCCTGTCAAGACCAGTATGCTAAAAATCTGGGCTGCGGAGCTGGCCGATATTCCGTTATGGCTTCTGGATGAAAGCTACTATATCGTGGGAGATCTCGCTGAAAGTCTGGCTCTGGTATTACCAACCTCCAAGACCCAAATCCTATTTGAACTGCATACGATCTATCAGCAATTAATAGACCTGTATGGACAGCCGGAAGACGTACAGAAAGAATTAATTTTAGGATATTGGACACAATTATCCGGAACGGCGCTTTTTCTTTTTAATAAGTTTCTGACCGGAAATTTTCGGGTTGGAGTATCCAAAAAGATTGTAGGAAAGGCGCTGGCTCGTTATCTGGAAATGGAAGAAGCGGTCGTGGAACACAGGCTGATGGGAAAATGGAGTCCGCTTACTGAAAAGATGGATTCTTTATTTTTCAGTGATCTGAATGCAGATAAGCATTTCCTCCCTTATCCTTTTTATCTGGCATATGCTATTGATTCTCCGGTAGAAGAGTTGGGTAATCTCGAAGAATGGATACTGGAACCTAAACTGGATGGTATCCGCGGACAGCTTATCATCCGGAAAGATGAACTGTTTGTCTGGAGCAGAGGAGAAGATCTGATGACGGAGAAATTTCCGGAATTTCATAAATTAAAGGATTTGCTGCCCAACGGTACGGTGATCGATGGAGAGGTAATTCCGTGGAAGGAAGGTATACCACTTGATTTTAATGTTATGCAGACCCGTATTGGTCGTAAAAACCTGTCTGCTAAAACATTGGCAGATGCTCCGTTAGTGATGGTGTGCTATGATCTTCTGGAATGGGAAGGGAAGGATCTGAGAGCTCTTCCATTAACAGAAAGACGTAATCTTCTGCAACATGTGCTCGATACAGCCGGTGTGTCGGATGTCCTGTTGCTGTCTCCGGCTTTAGAGTTCAGTGCATGGGAGGAAGCAGCATCTTACAGAGCACATGCAAGGGAACATAATGCGGAGGGACTTATGATCAAGCGCAAGTCAAGTCCCTATGAAACAGGACGGAAAAGAGGGAACTGGTGGAAGTGGAAAACGGATCCTATGACGATAGACGGGGTATTGATTTATGCACAGTCCGGACATGGACGAAGGGCAAATTTGTTTACAGATTATACTTTTGCGGTTTGGGACGGAGAGCAGTTAGTACCTTTTGCGAAAGCATATTCCGGATTGACAGACAAGGAGCTGATCAGTATGGACAACTGGATCAAACGGAATACTATAGAAAAATTCGGACCTGTCAGAAGTGTCAAACCGGAGATGGTCTTTGAGCTGGCATTTGAAGGGATTAATCTCAGCAGCCGGCATAAATCAGGTGTCGCCTTACGGTTCCCGCGGATTCTGCGATGGCGAAAGGATAAACTACCAAAAGATGCGAATACAAAACAAGATTTGTTGGACTTAATTGAATCGTTGAAATGA
- a CDS encoding ligase-associated DNA damage response DEXH box helicase: MNQFAEVWFHNQGWKAHGFQQQTWRAIREGNSGLLNAPTGYGKTFAVWFGILDHYYAHHEGAKNKKLHTLWITPLRALSKEIYKAANAVSEELDLDYTIELRTGDTTASVRQRQRKTPPQAMITTPESVHLLLASKDSTAYFKSLEFIVIDEWHELLGSKRGVLVELALSRLKAINPRLKIWGISATIGNLAEAKEILLGLENTGVMVKADIKKKLHIETVLPDSLEKFPWAGHLGIRLLDKVIPIINAHQSTLIFTNTRSQAEIWYQQIILNYPEFAGLLAIHHGSLSDEIRFWVEEALHEGRLKAVVCTSSLDLGVDFRPVDCVVQVGSPKGVARFLQRAGRSGHRPDETSKIYYVPTNSLEIIEGDSLKYAVKEHIVEQRIPYIRSFDVLIQYLMTLAVGDGFDADQIFAEIVQTHCYASVSRAEFDECMAMLIHGGKSLTAYDDFHRLEYTDGLYKVTSRKLAMRHRLSIGAIVSDAMMRVRFMNGKYLGSIEESFISRLKEGEVFWFSGRQLELLHTRGMDVTVKPSTKKKGVVPSWMGGRFSISPDLGDAIRHSFQHIQKRSYQSEEIRFLQPLFKEQKVRSALPVEDELLVEYMETRYGHHLFVYPFEGKLVHEGMSQVIAYRLGKIQPATFSIATNEYGFELVSETKFDITLPLLQKVFSPEHLHADLSSGINVQEMARRRFRDIAGIAGLVFQGFPGKNVKTKHLQANSGLFFSVFQDYDPNNLLLREAYDEVFDFQLEEGRMQTAFNRISGHRIILTHPEKLTPFAFPVFSESFRERYSNEDWQSRLEKLKMQLTLE, encoded by the coding sequence ATGAACCAGTTTGCAGAAGTATGGTTTCATAATCAGGGATGGAAGGCTCATGGTTTTCAGCAGCAAACCTGGAGAGCTATTCGTGAAGGAAATTCCGGATTGCTGAATGCTCCTACCGGATACGGAAAGACATTTGCTGTATGGTTTGGGATTCTGGATCATTACTATGCGCATCATGAAGGTGCAAAAAATAAGAAATTACATACACTTTGGATAACACCTTTACGGGCTTTGTCCAAAGAAATCTATAAAGCTGCTAATGCAGTTTCGGAAGAACTGGATCTGGATTATACCATTGAATTACGTACGGGCGATACCACTGCATCGGTCCGGCAGCGACAACGTAAAACTCCTCCGCAGGCCATGATTACCACACCGGAGAGTGTACATCTGCTGCTGGCTTCCAAAGACAGTACAGCATATTTCAAATCACTGGAATTTATCGTGATTGATGAATGGCATGAATTGTTAGGCAGCAAGCGTGGTGTATTGGTAGAGCTGGCCTTAAGCCGGCTAAAGGCTATCAATCCCCGGCTGAAGATATGGGGTATTTCTGCAACTATAGGTAATCTGGCAGAGGCTAAGGAAATCTTGTTGGGGCTAGAAAATACTGGTGTCATGGTCAAAGCGGATATCAAAAAGAAACTTCATATCGAGACCGTTTTGCCGGATTCACTGGAAAAGTTTCCTTGGGCCGGTCATTTGGGAATCCGGTTACTGGATAAGGTCATTCCTATCATTAATGCACATCAGTCTACTCTGATCTTTACGAATACAAGATCCCAGGCTGAAATATGGTACCAGCAGATTATTCTGAATTACCCTGAATTTGCAGGACTACTGGCAATCCATCACGGTTCACTGAGTGATGAGATCCGTTTTTGGGTGGAAGAAGCATTGCATGAAGGCCGCTTAAAAGCCGTTGTGTGTACCAGTAGTCTCGATCTGGGGGTTGACTTTCGTCCGGTGGATTGTGTGGTACAGGTAGGTTCTCCAAAAGGGGTTGCCCGTTTTTTGCAGCGGGCAGGCCGTTCGGGGCACAGACCTGATGAGACTTCAAAGATCTATTACGTTCCTACGAATTCGCTTGAAATTATTGAAGGAGATTCGCTGAAATATGCTGTAAAAGAGCATATAGTCGAACAACGTATACCTTATATCCGGAGTTTTGATGTGCTGATCCAGTATTTAATGACGCTGGCCGTGGGAGATGGGTTTGATGCGGATCAGATCTTTGCAGAAATCGTGCAGACACATTGCTATGCGTCGGTATCCAGAGCAGAATTTGACGAATGTATGGCGATGCTTATCCACGGGGGTAAATCACTTACGGCATATGATGATTTTCACCGTTTGGAATATACTGACGGATTATATAAAGTTACATCCCGCAAACTGGCTATGCGGCATCGGCTTAGTATAGGTGCGATTGTATCGGATGCCATGATGCGGGTTCGGTTTATGAATGGCAAATATCTGGGGTCTATAGAAGAATCTTTTATCTCCAGACTGAAAGAAGGAGAAGTGTTTTGGTTCTCCGGAAGACAACTGGAATTGCTGCATACCAGAGGAATGGATGTGACAGTTAAACCTTCTACAAAAAAGAAAGGAGTAGTACCGTCGTGGATGGGTGGACGCTTTTCCATATCTCCTGATCTTGGAGATGCGATCCGCCATAGTTTTCAGCATATTCAGAAAAGGAGTTATCAAAGTGAAGAGATCCGTTTTTTACAACCTCTTTTTAAGGAACAGAAAGTGCGCTCTGCTTTGCCGGTAGAAGACGAGCTGCTGGTCGAGTATATGGAAACCCGCTATGGACACCATTTATTTGTTTATCCTTTTGAAGGTAAGCTTGTGCATGAAGGAATGTCTCAGGTCATCGCTTACCGGTTAGGTAAGATTCAGCCCGCAACCTTTAGCATTGCGACGAATGAGTATGGATTTGAACTGGTCTCTGAGACGAAATTTGATATTACTCTTCCCTTATTACAAAAAGTGTTTTCTCCTGAGCATCTGCATGCCGATCTGTCAAGCGGAATTAATGTGCAGGAAATGGCAAGAAGGCGTTTCAGAGATATAGCCGGCATCGCAGGACTGGTTTTTCAGGGATTCCCCGGTAAGAATGTGAAAACAAAACATCTGCAGGCTAACTCAGGATTGTTTTTCTCTGTATTTCAGGATTATGACCCCAACAATCTGCTGCTTAGAGAGGCCTACGATGAAGTGTTTGATTTTCAGTTGGAAGAAGGACGAATGCAGACTGCTTTCAACCGGATCAGCGGGCATCGTATTATATTGACGCATCCTGAAAAGCTGACTCCGTTTGCTTTTCCCGTTTTTTCCGAATCTTTCCGCGAACGCTACAGTAATGAAGATTGGCAAAGCCGTTTGGAAAAACTGAAAATGCAGTTAACTTTGGAGTAA
- the pdeM gene encoding ligase-associated DNA damage response endonuclease PdeM yields the protein MAKKIVLNGLDCFLLPQKVLYIPFYHLLVLSDWHLGKMKHFRKEGLFVPPVEVEEEISRLELLFQELTVERVILLGDLFHSDWNEDWTAFALFTHRYPNISFLLTRGNHDILVDAHWAEARLQIIPQYILAEGLLFSHEPVADLPAYMFNIVGHLHPGCVVRGKGRQQFRLPCFHLKNNVLTLPAYGKWTGLHILPKEDNARFFSVIYDEVVEIKEFF from the coding sequence ATGGCAAAGAAGATTGTATTGAATGGATTAGATTGCTTTCTACTGCCTCAGAAAGTATTGTATATTCCCTTCTATCATTTGTTGGTCTTGTCGGACTGGCATTTGGGTAAGATGAAGCATTTCCGGAAGGAAGGACTATTTGTGCCTCCTGTAGAAGTTGAGGAAGAAATCAGCCGGCTGGAATTGTTGTTTCAGGAACTGACAGTAGAACGGGTAATACTGCTGGGTGATCTGTTTCATTCAGACTGGAATGAGGACTGGACCGCATTTGCCCTGTTTACACATCGTTATCCGAACATCAGTTTTTTGCTTACCCGCGGAAATCACGATATTTTGGTAGATGCACACTGGGCTGAAGCTCGTTTACAGATTATTCCACAATATATTCTGGCTGAAGGGCTGCTGTTTTCACATGAGCCAGTCGCTGATCTGCCCGCCTATATGTTCAACATTGTAGGGCATCTGCATCCCGGATGTGTCGTCCGGGGAAAAGGAAGGCAACAGTTTCGGCTGCCATGTTTCCATTTGAAAAACAATGTTCTGACATTGCCAGCCTATGGCAAATGGACCGGACTACATATATTGCCGAAGGAAGATAATGCCCGTTTTTTTTCTGTTATTTATGATGAAGTTGTGGAAATAAAGGAATTTTTCTAA
- a CDS encoding SPFH domain-containing protein, producing MGLLDKIRNEFIDIIEWVDDTRDTIVWKFPRYQNEIKMGAQLTVREGQAAVFMNEGRIADVYYSGRYELSTQNMPIMTTLQGWKYGFNSPFKADVFFVSLRQFVNQKWGTNNPIMLRDAEFGPVRLRAFGNYAFSVKDPGLFIKTISATNPTFTVDDINEQLRNIAVTRGMDAVAESRIPVLDLASNYDEVSGLIQQKISPEFEEIGLLLNKFLIENVSLPDEVEKVLDKRSSMGIVGDLGAYAQYQAANAMEKAAENPSSGGLMGAGMGAGLGMGMAGNMAGVFQERKFEGNQPAAQEAGAVPPPLPVQVAYYVAVNNKQEGPFDMTQLKDMIASGKLTSNMLVWKAGFDNWIAASQTTDLALLFQQTPPPIPGA from the coding sequence ATGGGATTGTTAGATAAAATCAGAAATGAATTTATAGATATTATCGAGTGGGTGGATGATACCAGGGACACCATTGTCTGGAAATTTCCACGCTACCAGAATGAGATAAAAATGGGTGCGCAGCTTACTGTGCGTGAAGGTCAGGCCGCTGTATTTATGAATGAGGGACGTATAGCAGATGTATATTACTCTGGCCGATATGAGCTTTCAACGCAGAATATGCCTATTATGACGACTTTACAAGGCTGGAAATACGGTTTCAACAGCCCCTTCAAAGCAGATGTATTTTTTGTGAGTCTACGGCAGTTTGTGAATCAGAAATGGGGAACCAACAATCCTATTATGCTGAGGGATGCTGAATTCGGCCCGGTACGCCTGCGTGCATTTGGTAACTATGCTTTCAGCGTCAAGGATCCCGGCTTGTTTATCAAGACAATTTCGGCAACCAATCCTACATTTACAGTAGATGATATAAATGAACAACTGCGTAATATTGCAGTTACCCGTGGTATGGATGCTGTCGCCGAATCCAGGATTCCGGTTCTGGATCTGGCCTCCAATTATGATGAGGTATCTGGTCTTATTCAACAGAAAATAAGTCCTGAATTTGAAGAGATTGGGTTACTGCTTAATAAATTCTTAATTGAAAATGTCTCTCTTCCCGATGAAGTCGAGAAGGTATTAGACAAACGCAGCAGTATGGGCATCGTAGGCGATCTGGGGGCATATGCGCAGTATCAGGCGGCCAATGCAATGGAAAAAGCTGCTGAGAATCCAAGTAGCGGCGGATTGATGGGTGCCGGTATGGGCGCCGGACTTGGAATGGGAATGGCTGGAAATATGGCCGGAGTCTTTCAGGAACGTAAGTTTGAGGGTAATCAGCCTGCTGCTCAGGAAGCAGGGGCAGTGCCGCCGCCGCTTCCTGTTCAAGTTGCTTACTATGTTGCTGTCAACAATAAGCAGGAAGGACCCTTTGATATGACGCAGCTTAAAGATATGATTGCAAGTGGTAAACTCACTTCTAATATGCTGGTATGGAAAGCTGGATTTGATAATTGGATAGCGGCATCACAGACAACAGACCTTGCCCTGTTGTTCCAGCAGACTCCTCCTCCGATACCAGGCGCCTAA
- a CDS encoding leucine-rich repeat domain-containing protein, which translates to MDSAALSALYKREQNLPPMQKDQPVCISLTAAQSHKITIPAGQGSFSIGTKGISKGKYDTWVEKGDVIQWNCFDEFSTPAGSRWPRFLYYAGNDNRFVQWSEQRSVEDFHWFPYESVSADLTKADIGNFHVHSAGEQVELTLGSKIRRLYLSGNLAQFEIKQSARIPYLHFSPDTAKKEIVSYKLPVFRNFEQVPHIDVNVPPAGQAFDCESLLQFTNLKSLSLSGNLTNLYALKELKHLESIELRYVPDLADIPALTAWPQLRYFIGWNIEEETGKVLKKELQQLSKERVFTYASVSKLRKKIWFTTEYGIPFAGWADKNAKLATKAYKTALKEISKAKTEDEVKASVGKVIRVINTLPDIETTEREDAGLAVDQLIQSSSISISSEKASQWFDEYRDF; encoded by the coding sequence ATGGACTCTGCAGCACTATCTGCTTTGTATAAACGTGAACAAAACCTCCCTCCTATGCAAAAAGACCAACCTGTCTGTATTTCATTAACCGCAGCTCAAAGTCATAAAATAACTATCCCTGCAGGACAGGGAAGCTTTTCTATAGGTACTAAAGGCATTTCCAAAGGTAAATATGATACCTGGGTAGAAAAGGGAGATGTGATACAATGGAATTGCTTTGATGAATTCAGTACACCTGCAGGTTCACGCTGGCCAAGATTTTTATATTATGCAGGTAATGATAACAGATTTGTGCAATGGTCAGAACAAAGATCTGTTGAAGATTTTCATTGGTTTCCGTATGAATCGGTTTCAGCAGATCTGACAAAAGCCGATATAGGAAATTTTCATGTTCATTCTGCAGGAGAGCAGGTCGAATTAACATTGGGAAGCAAGATCAGAAGACTCTATCTGTCCGGCAATCTGGCACAGTTCGAGATAAAGCAGTCTGCCCGGATTCCCTACCTGCATTTCTCTCCGGACACAGCAAAGAAAGAGATAGTCTCCTATAAGCTACCTGTATTCAGGAATTTTGAGCAAGTACCACACATAGACGTAAATGTCCCTCCTGCAGGTCAGGCATTTGACTGTGAAAGTCTTCTGCAATTCACAAATCTGAAGTCTTTAAGCCTGAGCGGAAATCTGACAAACCTTTATGCACTGAAAGAATTGAAACACCTGGAATCTATAGAACTGAGATACGTCCCTGATCTGGCTGATATTCCCGCATTAACAGCATGGCCTCAACTAAGGTATTTTATAGGATGGAACATAGAGGAAGAGACAGGAAAAGTTCTGAAGAAAGAACTGCAGCAACTCAGCAAAGAAAGAGTATTTACGTATGCTTCAGTATCCAAACTAAGAAAAAAGATCTGGTTTACAACAGAATACGGAATCCCTTTTGCCGGTTGGGCAGATAAGAATGCAAAATTGGCTACCAAAGCTTATAAAACAGCGCTAAAAGAAATCAGCAAGGCAAAAACGGAAGATGAAGTGAAAGCCTCTGTTGGTAAAGTAATCCGGGTTATCAATACCTTACCGGATATAGAGACCACAGAGCGCGAAGACGCAGGTCTGGCTGTAGATCAACTTATACAATCCTCCTCCATATCCATCTCATCTGAGAAAGCCAGTCAATGGTTTGATGAATACCGGGATTTCTAA
- a CDS encoding prephenate dehydrogenase, with amino-acid sequence MNLAIVGIGLIGGSVAIRLKEKGNFSKIIGVDKSESNQKKALQLHLVDEIASLEEAVKSCKVIILAAPVNAILQLAPKILDLVTDQVVIDMGSTKENILKLIENHPKRGRYVAAHPMAGTEYSGPEAAVPNLFKDKMMVYVEAFRSDEDAFELADSITEQLEMKTSYMNANEHDVHTAYVSHISHLTSFALALTVLGKEKSQGRIFELAGSGFESTVRLAKSSPDMWTPIFKQNRANVLEVLDEHIKQLQLLHQAIEKEDYDELYKLIKKSNKIKRIIK; translated from the coding sequence ATGAATTTAGCAATTGTCGGAATCGGACTGATCGGAGGATCAGTAGCCATCCGATTGAAAGAAAAAGGAAATTTTTCTAAAATAATAGGAGTTGACAAGAGTGAATCTAATCAGAAAAAAGCTCTTCAGCTTCATCTGGTTGATGAGATCGCCTCTCTGGAAGAAGCTGTAAAAAGCTGTAAGGTGATTATTCTGGCCGCTCCGGTAAATGCAATTTTACAACTTGCACCTAAAATCCTGGATCTGGTCACAGATCAGGTTGTCATTGATATGGGCTCTACAAAGGAAAATATTCTCAAACTTATAGAGAACCACCCTAAAAGAGGACGCTATGTAGCTGCACACCCGATGGCAGGAACAGAATATTCAGGTCCGGAAGCGGCTGTACCTAATCTTTTTAAAGATAAAATGATGGTATATGTAGAAGCTTTCCGTTCGGACGAAGATGCCTTTGAACTTGCAGACTCTATTACCGAGCAACTGGAGATGAAAACCTCGTATATGAATGCCAATGAACACGATGTACACACAGCATATGTATCCCATATTTCACACCTCACTTCTTTTGCTCTTGCACTCACGGTATTGGGAAAAGAAAAATCACAGGGACGTATTTTTGAACTGGCAGGTTCGGGATTCGAATCTACTGTTCGTCTGGCTAAGAGTTCGCCAGACATGTGGACGCCTATATTCAAACAAAACAGGGCAAATGTCCTGGAAGTGCTGGATGAACATATCAAACAGCTGCAATTACTACATCAGGCTATCGAAAAAGAAGACTATGATGAGCTGTACAAGCTGATCAAAAAATCGAATAAGATAAAAAGGATTATTAAGTAA
- a CDS encoding pyridoxal phosphate-dependent aminotransferase produces the protein MQINVAKRLQQTEEYYFSKKLREIDELNKSGARVINLGIGSPDLPPHPEVIQTLHEQASLPNTHGYQNYKGSPVLRKAIADWYERYYRVSLNPEKEILPLIGSKEGIVHICMTYLQEGDEVLIPNPGYPAYAAAVRLSGATAVPYTMTEENDWLPNLNELEQTDLSKVKIMWINYPHMPTGSKATTSFFEAVIAFGKKYNILICHDNPYSFILNDHPQSILETEGAKDVAIELNSLSKSSNMAGWRIGMLCAAEERINEILRFKSNMDSGMFLPLQLAAAKALSLDSAWYTELNAAYQKRKDKALELLDLLSCSYREDQVGLFIWAKVPEKYTNGYQLSDEVLNKARVFITPGGIFGDAGNGYIRVSLCATEAVFEEAIARIRG, from the coding sequence ATGCAAATTAACGTTGCCAAAAGGTTGCAACAGACCGAAGAGTACTACTTCTCTAAAAAATTGAGAGAGATTGACGAGCTCAACAAAAGCGGAGCCCGCGTGATCAATTTGGGAATTGGAAGCCCCGATTTGCCTCCACATCCCGAAGTTATTCAAACCCTTCATGAGCAAGCCAGCTTGCCAAATACCCATGGTTATCAAAATTATAAAGGTAGCCCCGTATTACGCAAAGCTATTGCTGACTGGTATGAACGATATTATCGCGTATCTCTTAATCCTGAAAAAGAGATTTTACCTTTGATCGGTTCCAAAGAAGGCATCGTCCATATTTGTATGACGTACCTGCAGGAAGGAGATGAAGTCCTTATCCCTAATCCGGGATACCCGGCCTATGCGGCGGCTGTACGTCTCAGTGGTGCAACAGCTGTTCCCTACACGATGACTGAGGAAAATGACTGGCTGCCCAACCTGAATGAGCTGGAGCAAACGGATCTGTCCAAAGTCAAGATTATGTGGATCAACTATCCGCATATGCCGACCGGATCTAAGGCTACTACTTCTTTTTTTGAAGCTGTGATCGCCTTTGGTAAAAAATATAATATCCTGATCTGTCACGATAATCCATATAGCTTTATTCTGAACGATCATCCGCAGAGTATTCTGGAGACAGAAGGAGCCAAAGATGTAGCTATAGAACTTAATTCATTAAGTAAATCGTCTAATATGGCCGGTTGGAGAATAGGTATGCTATGCGCAGCAGAAGAACGCATCAATGAGATTCTGCGATTCAAAAGCAATATGGATTCAGGAATGTTTCTGCCCCTGCAGCTTGCTGCTGCTAAAGCCCTTAGCCTGGATAGCGCATGGTATACGGAGCTGAATGCAGCTTACCAGAAAAGGAAAGATAAAGCCCTGGAACTGTTAGACCTGCTTAGTTGCAGCTACCGAGAAGATCAGGTGGGTCTGTTTATATGGGCCAAAGTTCCGGAAAAGTATACCAACGGATATCAACTGAGCGATGAAGTCTTAAATAAGGCTCGTGTCTTTATCACTCCCGGAGGAATTTTCGGAGATGCCGGCAATGGTTATATACGCGTCAGCTTATGTGCTACAGAAGCTGTATTTGAAGAAGCCATAGCACGGATCAGGGGATAG